A window of the Corynebacterium minutissimum genome harbors these coding sequences:
- a CDS encoding DUF6457 domain-containing protein has protein sequence MSEEQDPIRTAHQWLEEAAVLVDVSPADATALIKELLDLTKDVAHTQSRPAAPLTAYLVGLASKDVDEARAHIATLKEALNR, from the coding sequence ATGAGTGAAGAACAAGACCCCATCCGTACGGCACACCAGTGGCTTGAGGAGGCTGCAGTGCTTGTCGACGTCTCCCCGGCCGACGCCACCGCCCTCATCAAGGAGCTGCTTGACCTCACCAAAGACGTGGCCCATACCCAATCCCGCCCCGCTGCCCCGCTGACGGCGTATTTGGTTGGTTTGGCCTCGAAGGACGTCGACGAAGCTCGCGCGCACATCGCCACCTTGAAGGAGGCCCTCAACCGATGA
- the rpmD gene encoding 50S ribosomal protein L30 produces MALKITQVKGLVGTKPNHRANIEALGLKRIGHSVVKQDTPIIRGMVHKVRHLVTVEEVAGE; encoded by the coding sequence ATGGCTCTGAAGATTACTCAGGTAAAGGGCCTTGTGGGCACCAAGCCGAACCACCGCGCCAACATTGAGGCTCTTGGCCTCAAGCGCATCGGACACTCTGTTGTTAAGCAGGACACCCCGATCATCCGCGGCATGGTTCACAAGGTGCGTCACCTGGTCACCGTCGAAGAAGTGGCAGGGGAGTAA
- a CDS encoding FAD-binding oxidoreductase yields MSRLINRISHHRSVDAVEIPPVGWRAHREGVDKLLRSFRAVPKDKRVRLSKKTSNLFRGRSGEQMGLDVSGLTGVIEVDPIAQTAEVQGMCTYEDLVDATLPHGLMPFVVPQLKTITLGGAVTGMGVESTSFRDGLPHESVVEMDILTGTGEIVTCSRDKNVDLFRLFPNSYGSLGYAVRLKIELREVKPYVELREVRFNDVDSLARVLDDVSRTHTYNDLDVHGLDGVVFSPDEAYLVMARFTDEEGPTSDYTRDKIFYRSLQHARGIRHDRLTVRDYIWRWDTDWFWCSRAFGAQNPRVRKVWPRELRRSSFYWKLVRLDRKYELEYNFIKKPKGLPRGERVVQDIEVTPENLPEFLRWFFQASDIQPVWLCPIRLRDGVEDLIGTGDIAASSPDPWPLYPLLPGQTWVNVGFWSGVEGNHVDPTAPGNGAFNRIIEAKVSELGGHKSLYSEAFYSPEEFASLYGGELPEHIKAVADPDNRFPTLYDKTVNDA; encoded by the coding sequence ATGTCGCGTCTCATTAACCGAATCAGCCATCACCGCAGTGTCGATGCCGTAGAGATCCCGCCGGTGGGCTGGCGAGCGCATAGGGAGGGCGTCGATAAGCTCCTGCGTAGCTTCCGCGCCGTGCCGAAGGATAAGCGCGTCCGCCTTTCCAAGAAAACCTCGAATCTCTTCCGCGGCCGCAGCGGCGAGCAGATGGGGCTCGATGTCTCCGGCCTAACCGGTGTCATTGAGGTAGACCCCATCGCGCAGACCGCCGAGGTTCAGGGCATGTGTACCTACGAAGACTTAGTCGACGCCACCTTGCCGCATGGACTCATGCCTTTTGTGGTGCCGCAGCTGAAAACCATCACGCTCGGCGGCGCCGTAACGGGTATGGGCGTGGAATCCACAAGCTTCCGCGATGGCCTGCCGCATGAATCGGTGGTGGAGATGGATATCCTCACCGGTACCGGGGAAATCGTCACGTGCTCGCGCGACAAGAACGTCGATCTGTTCCGCCTCTTCCCCAACTCATATGGCTCCCTGGGATACGCGGTGCGCCTGAAGATTGAGCTGCGGGAGGTGAAACCCTACGTGGAGCTGCGGGAAGTGCGCTTCAACGACGTCGACTCACTCGCACGCGTGCTTGACGACGTCTCCCGTACCCACACCTACAACGACCTCGACGTCCACGGGCTCGATGGAGTGGTTTTCTCCCCGGACGAGGCGTATCTGGTCATGGCGCGTTTCACGGATGAGGAGGGGCCGACCTCGGACTACACGAGGGACAAGATCTTTTATCGCAGTCTCCAGCATGCCCGCGGTATCCGCCACGACCGTTTGACAGTGCGCGATTACATCTGGCGCTGGGATACCGACTGGTTCTGGTGCTCCCGCGCCTTCGGTGCCCAGAACCCGCGGGTACGCAAAGTATGGCCCCGGGAGCTGCGGCGCAGCTCTTTCTACTGGAAGCTCGTGCGCTTGGACCGCAAGTACGAGCTCGAGTACAACTTCATCAAAAAGCCCAAGGGTCTTCCTCGCGGCGAGCGGGTAGTGCAAGACATCGAGGTCACTCCGGAAAACTTGCCGGAGTTTCTGCGTTGGTTCTTTCAGGCCTCCGATATCCAGCCAGTATGGCTGTGTCCGATCCGCCTGCGCGACGGTGTGGAAGACCTCATCGGTACCGGTGACATCGCGGCTAGTTCGCCTGATCCCTGGCCGCTCTACCCGCTATTGCCAGGCCAGACTTGGGTCAACGTTGGTTTCTGGTCAGGGGTGGAGGGCAACCACGTCGACCCGACTGCTCCCGGCAATGGCGCCTTCAACCGCATCATTGAGGCCAAAGTAAGCGAACTCGGTGGGCACAAGTCCCTATACTCGGAGGCCTTCTATTCCCCCGAAGAGTTCGCGTCACTCTACGGCGGCGAACTACCCGAACACATCAAGGCGGTGGCCGACCCAGACAACCGCTTCCCGACCCTCTACGACAAGACGGTCAACGACGCTTAA
- the rplO gene encoding 50S ribosomal protein L15, giving the protein MADIIKLHDLRPAAGSNKPKTRVGRGEASKGKTAGRGTKGTGARKQVSAAFEGGQMPLHMRLPKLKGFKNPNHVEYQVVNVADLAEKFAQGGDITVADIAAAGLVRANQPVKVLGNGDINVKLNVTADKFSKSAVEKIEAAGGTATTK; this is encoded by the coding sequence ATGGCTGATATCATCAAGCTCCACGACCTGCGCCCGGCCGCAGGCTCCAACAAGCCCAAGACCCGCGTCGGCCGCGGTGAGGCATCCAAGGGTAAGACCGCTGGTCGCGGTACCAAGGGCACCGGTGCTCGCAAGCAGGTTTCCGCTGCTTTCGAGGGTGGCCAGATGCCGCTGCACATGCGTCTGCCGAAGCTCAAGGGCTTCAAGAACCCGAACCACGTTGAGTACCAGGTAGTTAACGTTGCTGACTTGGCTGAGAAGTTTGCACAGGGTGGCGACATCACCGTTGCTGACATTGCAGCTGCCGGCCTCGTTCGCGCTAACCAGCCGGTCAAGGTTCTGGGCAACGGCGACATCAACGTTAAGCTGAATGTCACCGCTGACAAGTTCTCCAAGTCTGCTGTTGAGAAGATTGAGGCTGCTGGCGGCACCGCCACCACCAAGTAA
- the rplR gene encoding 50S ribosomal protein L18, translating to MANTENAKRTPVGKDISSRRREARARRHFRIRKTLRGTPEEPRLVIHRSSRHMHVQVIDDLAGHTLAAASSMEADVRALEGDKKAKAAKVGELIAERAKAAGIEQVVFDRAGYKYHGRVAALADAAREGGLQF from the coding sequence ATGGCTAACACTGAAAACGCAAAGCGCACCCCGGTTGGCAAGGACATTTCCTCGCGTCGTCGTGAAGCACGCGCACGCCGCCACTTCCGCATCCGTAAGACCCTCCGCGGCACCCCTGAGGAACCGCGTCTGGTCATTCACCGCTCCTCCCGCCACATGCACGTCCAGGTCATCGACGACCTGGCCGGCCACACCCTGGCTGCTGCTTCCTCCATGGAAGCTGACGTGCGCGCACTCGAGGGCGACAAGAAGGCCAAGGCTGCCAAGGTAGGCGAGCTCATCGCTGAGCGCGCCAAGGCCGCTGGCATCGAGCAGGTCGTCTTTGACCGTGCAGGCTACAAGTACCACGGCCGCGTTGCTGCGCTGGCCGACGCCGCTCGCGAAGGTGGTCTGCAGTTCTAA
- the rplF gene encoding 50S ribosomal protein L6, which yields MSRIGLAPIAVPKGVDITINGQVVNVKGSKGTLEVELPEPITAAVEDDEIKVSRPDDDRKNRALHGLARSLVNNAVVGVTEGYTKKMEIFGVGYRVQQKGKDLEFSLGYSHPILIKAPEGITFAVDGATKLSVSGIDKQLVGQVAAYIRRLRKDDPYKGKGIRYDGEQVRRKVGKTGK from the coding sequence ATGTCTCGTATCGGTCTAGCACCTATCGCCGTCCCGAAGGGCGTCGACATCACCATCAACGGCCAGGTCGTTAACGTCAAGGGGTCCAAGGGCACCCTCGAGGTTGAGCTGCCGGAGCCGATCACCGCAGCCGTCGAAGACGATGAGATCAAGGTCTCTCGTCCGGACGATGACCGCAAGAACCGCGCTCTGCACGGTCTGGCCCGTTCCCTGGTCAACAACGCCGTTGTTGGCGTGACCGAGGGCTACACCAAGAAGATGGAAATCTTCGGTGTCGGTTACCGTGTCCAGCAGAAGGGTAAGGACCTGGAGTTCTCTCTGGGCTACTCCCACCCGATCCTTATTAAGGCTCCGGAGGGCATCACCTTCGCTGTGGACGGCGCAACCAAGCTCTCCGTATCTGGTATTGACAAGCAACTGGTTGGACAGGTCGCCGCGTACATCCGCCGCCTGCGTAAGGACGATCCTTACAAGGGCAAGGGTATTCGCTACGACGGCGAGCAGGTCCGCCGCAAGGTCGGAAAGACGGGTAAGTAA
- the rpsH gene encoding 30S ribosomal protein S8 has protein sequence MTMTDPIADMLSRVRNASNAHHDSVSMPTSKLKVNIAEILKQEGYIADYSVEGRELSLELKYNNRERSLSGLRRVSKPGLRVYAKSTELPQVLGGLGVAIISTSHGLLTDRQAQEKGVGGEVLAYVW, from the coding sequence ATGACTATGACTGATCCTATTGCCGACATGCTGTCGCGCGTGCGCAATGCATCTAATGCGCACCACGACTCCGTGTCGATGCCGACCTCCAAGCTCAAGGTGAACATCGCCGAGATCTTGAAGCAGGAAGGCTACATCGCTGACTACTCCGTCGAGGGCCGCGAGCTGTCCCTCGAGCTTAAGTACAACAACCGTGAGCGCTCCCTCTCGGGTCTGCGTCGCGTGTCTAAGCCGGGTCTGCGTGTGTACGCAAAGTCCACCGAACTGCCGCAGGTTCTGGGCGGCCTGGGCGTGGCCATCATTTCCACGTCCCACGGCCTGCTCACCGACCGTCAGGCTCAGGAGAAGGGTGTAGGCGGAGAAGTTCTCGCCTACGTCTGGTAA
- the secY gene encoding preprotein translocase subunit SecY produces the protein MSAILQAFKDADLRKKIIFTLVMIILYRVGAQIPSPGVDYATIAGRLRELTEESGNLYSVINLFSGGALLQLSIFAIGIMPYITASIIVQLLTVVIPHFEQLKKEGQSGQAKMTQYTRYLTLALALLQSAGIVALADREQLLGQGVRVLAEDRNLFTLIVLVITMTAGAVLVMWMGELITEKGIGNGMSLMIFAGIATRLPTDGLNILQNNGGLVFAMVVAGLIFLVVGITFIEQGQRRIPVQYAKRMVGRRQYGGSSTYLPLKVNQAGVIPVIFASSLIYMPVLITQIVNSGSPGVSDNWWQRNIIAHLQAPSSWQYIVLYFALTIFFSYFYVSVQYDPAEQADNMKKYGGFIPGIRPGRPTAEYLGFVMNRLLFVGSIYLALIAVLPNILLDLGIGSAGASGTSAFGGTAILIMVSVALTTVKQIESQLLQSNYEGLLK, from the coding sequence GTGTCCGCCATTTTGCAGGCTTTTAAAGACGCCGACCTGCGTAAGAAGATCATCTTCACACTCGTGATGATTATTCTCTACCGCGTTGGCGCGCAGATCCCGTCCCCGGGCGTCGATTACGCCACCATTGCTGGCCGTCTTCGCGAGCTGACGGAAGAATCCGGCAACCTCTACTCGGTGATTAACCTGTTCTCCGGTGGTGCGCTGCTGCAGCTGTCCATCTTCGCCATCGGCATCATGCCGTACATTACGGCGTCGATTATCGTGCAGCTGCTGACCGTGGTCATTCCGCACTTCGAACAGCTGAAGAAGGAAGGCCAGTCGGGCCAGGCCAAGATGACGCAGTACACGCGTTACCTCACCCTGGCGCTGGCGCTTCTGCAGTCGGCCGGCATCGTGGCTCTGGCGGACCGCGAGCAGCTGCTGGGACAAGGTGTGCGCGTCCTGGCGGAGGACCGCAACTTGTTTACCCTCATCGTCCTCGTCATCACGATGACGGCAGGTGCTGTCCTCGTGATGTGGATGGGTGAGCTCATCACCGAAAAGGGCATCGGTAACGGCATGTCCCTGATGATTTTCGCTGGTATCGCCACGCGCTTGCCTACCGACGGTCTGAACATTCTGCAGAACAACGGTGGTCTGGTCTTCGCCATGGTCGTTGCCGGCCTCATCTTCCTGGTTGTCGGTATTACCTTCATCGAGCAGGGCCAGCGCCGCATCCCGGTGCAGTACGCCAAGCGTATGGTAGGCCGCCGCCAGTACGGTGGTTCCTCCACCTACCTGCCGCTTAAGGTCAACCAGGCCGGCGTTATCCCGGTCATTTTCGCGTCCTCGCTGATCTACATGCCGGTGCTCATCACGCAGATCGTGAACTCCGGCTCCCCGGGTGTTTCGGATAACTGGTGGCAGCGCAACATCATTGCTCACCTGCAGGCGCCGAGCTCCTGGCAGTACATCGTCCTCTACTTTGCGCTGACCATCTTCTTCTCCTACTTCTACGTGTCGGTTCAGTATGACCCGGCTGAACAGGCGGACAACATGAAGAAGTATGGTGGATTCATCCCGGGTATTCGCCCGGGCCGACCGACCGCCGAATACTTGGGCTTCGTTATGAACCGTCTGCTGTTCGTCGGCTCGATCTACCTGGCACTCATCGCCGTCCTGCCGAATATTCTTCTGGACTTGGGCATTGGCAGCGCGGGTGCCAGCGGAACCTCCGCGTTCGGTGGTACCGCTATCCTCATTATGGTCTCGGTTGCCCTGACCACGGTCAAGCAGATCGAGTCCCAGCTCCTACAATCCAACTACGAAGGACTGCTTAAGTAA
- a CDS encoding formate/nitrite transporter family protein gives MSLNDAAAAAVTKKVTLLDQSFSRFAVRSTLAGVYLAIGTAFAAVLGMGVEKHMEGMGSLVFACLFGLGLFAIVILGADLATGNMMYMVYGAVNKHVSWGKGMWLLVVTTLFNLVGVVLFAAAMGMSAKLGGMDPNHLIATLSMGKLTKGPGGMFVEAILANFVVNMAIVGGVFAKDIVSKFFVIVPIIACFVGLGLEHVIANFCLMLLTFFCASPLPEGFTLGAVLLNWSIVWVGNLIGGGFLIGGVYAWLNSGPEAYRD, from the coding sequence ATGTCCTTGAATGATGCTGCTGCGGCGGCCGTGACGAAGAAAGTCACGCTCCTAGATCAGTCCTTCTCCCGCTTTGCTGTCCGCTCTACCTTGGCGGGCGTGTACCTGGCCATCGGTACGGCGTTTGCGGCGGTGCTGGGAATGGGCGTCGAGAAGCATATGGAAGGCATGGGCTCGCTCGTCTTTGCCTGCCTATTCGGCTTGGGCCTGTTTGCCATCGTCATTCTGGGCGCGGACCTGGCTACCGGCAACATGATGTACATGGTCTATGGCGCCGTGAACAAACACGTGAGCTGGGGCAAGGGCATGTGGCTCTTGGTCGTCACCACCCTGTTTAACTTGGTGGGCGTCGTGCTCTTTGCCGCTGCCATGGGAATGTCAGCGAAGCTGGGCGGTATGGATCCGAATCACCTCATTGCCACGCTATCGATGGGCAAGCTGACCAAGGGCCCGGGCGGTATGTTCGTGGAGGCCATCCTGGCTAACTTCGTGGTCAACATGGCGATTGTGGGTGGCGTCTTTGCCAAGGACATCGTGTCCAAGTTTTTCGTCATCGTGCCCATCATTGCCTGCTTCGTGGGTCTGGGCCTGGAGCACGTGATTGCAAACTTCTGCCTCATGCTACTGACCTTCTTCTGCGCCAGCCCGCTGCCGGAGGGCTTTACCCTCGGCGCGGTGCTGCTCAACTGGTCCATCGTGTGGGTTGGAAACCTTATCGGCGGCGGCTTCCTTATTGGTGGCGTGTATGCCTGGCTTAACTCCGGCCCGGAAGCGTACCGCGACTAA
- the fdhD gene encoding formate dehydrogenase accessory sulfurtransferase FdhD yields the protein MSGRINATFAVTKVRLDEKGQVTQVDTRGDTVAGEEPLEIRVGGQTLTTTMRTPGHDVELAHGFLHSEGHIEKVTDVHEARYCAGASVDGRNPYNLLDVELTNPHALTLADLRLTTTTSACGVCGTSSIEALMKQSRYEIPQIPVDPGIVATLPDALKREQKQFRKTGGIHAAGAFTLGGEPVVVREDVGRHNAADKVIGHLLMEDMLPASDLILVMSSRASFELVNKAAMAGFGMLVAVSAASSLAVETARETGMALVGFARGDRFNLYSGELSRGTLPGRS from the coding sequence ATGAGCGGGCGCATCAACGCCACCTTTGCGGTGACCAAGGTGCGCCTCGATGAGAAGGGCCAGGTCACCCAAGTCGATACCCGCGGCGATACCGTCGCCGGCGAAGAGCCTCTGGAGATTCGCGTCGGCGGCCAGACGCTTACGACGACGATGCGCACGCCCGGCCACGACGTCGAGCTGGCCCACGGCTTCCTCCACTCCGAAGGACACATTGAAAAGGTCACCGACGTCCACGAGGCCCGCTACTGCGCCGGCGCGTCCGTGGATGGCCGCAATCCTTATAACCTTCTCGACGTGGAACTCACCAACCCCCATGCGCTTACCCTCGCGGATCTGCGCCTCACCACGACGACCTCTGCCTGCGGCGTGTGCGGTACCTCCTCTATCGAGGCGCTCATGAAGCAATCGCGCTACGAGATTCCGCAGATTCCGGTGGATCCGGGGATCGTCGCCACGCTGCCCGATGCCCTCAAGCGGGAGCAGAAGCAGTTCCGCAAGACCGGCGGAATCCACGCCGCGGGCGCGTTTACCCTCGGTGGCGAACCTGTCGTCGTCCGCGAGGACGTGGGCCGCCACAACGCCGCCGACAAAGTCATTGGCCACCTACTTATGGAGGACATGCTCCCCGCCAGCGACCTCATCCTGGTCATGAGCTCGCGCGCCAGCTTCGAGCTCGTCAACAAGGCAGCGATGGCCGGCTTCGGCATGCTCGTCGCGGTCTCCGCCGCCTCATCGCTGGCGGTTGAGACCGCGCGGGAGACCGGAATGGCGCTCGTGGGCTTTGCCCGCGGGGATCGCTTTAACCTGTATTCGGGCGAGCTTAGTCGCGGTACGCTTCCGGGCCGGAGTTAA
- the rpsE gene encoding 30S ribosomal protein S5: MSDREQRDGGRSAENNNDRKGRNNGRRNDRRNQQDNERDKYIERVVTINRVSKTVKGGRNMSFTALVVVGDGQGMVGVGYGKAKEVPAAIQKGAEEARKNFFRVPMIAGTITHPVEGRDAAGIVMMKPAAPGTGVIAGGAARPVLECAGVQDILSKSLGSDNALNVVRATVDGLKQLVRPEEVAARRGKSLEEVTPAQMLRKRAGQEA; this comes from the coding sequence ATGTCGGACCGTGAACAGCGTGACGGCGGACGCTCCGCCGAGAACAACAACGACCGCAAGGGTCGCAACAACGGCCGTCGTAACGACCGCCGCAACCAGCAGGACAACGAGCGCGATAAGTACATCGAGCGCGTTGTGACCATCAACCGCGTCTCCAAGACCGTTAAGGGTGGCCGCAACATGTCCTTCACCGCTCTCGTCGTCGTTGGCGACGGCCAGGGCATGGTTGGCGTCGGCTACGGCAAGGCCAAGGAAGTCCCGGCCGCAATCCAGAAGGGTGCTGAGGAAGCTCGCAAGAACTTCTTCCGCGTCCCGATGATTGCCGGCACCATTACCCACCCGGTTGAGGGGCGCGACGCAGCTGGCATCGTCATGATGAAGCCGGCCGCTCCGGGTACTGGTGTCATCGCCGGTGGTGCTGCTCGTCCGGTGCTTGAGTGCGCTGGCGTGCAGGACATCCTGTCGAAGTCCCTGGGCTCCGACAACGCTCTCAACGTCGTCCGCGCTACCGTGGACGGCCTCAAGCAGCTGGTTCGCCCCGAGGAAGTTGCCGCACGCCGTGGCAAGTCCCTCGAAGAGGTCACGCCAGCCCAGATGCTGCGCAAGCGCGCAGGTCAGGAGGCATAA
- a CDS encoding ABC transporter ATP-binding protein — MTPFLSVQHLSYGYSARAEVVRDISFDLAPGLTVLLGANGAGKSTLMQLIAGELRPPTGTIFVGGEDVRRSDSWRQRIGWVPQRSVFDPAQRAVDFVADVGWLRGLDRATARHHAVNALRIMGLEEHSTTRLRAISGGMQRRAMVAAGIVHEPDVLLLDEPTAGLDPHHRSSLIRALRDMASNGTSVLMSTHIAADMDSADRALILHRGCIAADSSVADFIERYGSVEQGFCTVTEQATDGTQGGAAV; from the coding sequence ATGACACCCTTCCTGTCTGTCCAGCACCTCAGCTACGGCTACTCCGCCCGCGCTGAGGTTGTTCGCGATATATCCTTCGACCTCGCCCCAGGGCTCACCGTCCTCCTCGGCGCAAATGGCGCGGGGAAAAGCACACTCATGCAGCTCATCGCCGGTGAGCTACGCCCGCCGACAGGAACCATCTTCGTGGGTGGTGAAGACGTCCGCCGTTCCGACTCGTGGCGGCAGCGCATCGGCTGGGTTCCGCAACGCAGTGTCTTTGATCCGGCGCAACGCGCAGTGGATTTCGTAGCAGACGTTGGATGGCTGCGCGGACTGGACCGCGCAACAGCACGCCACCACGCGGTCAACGCCTTGCGGATAATGGGCTTGGAGGAACACAGCACTACTCGCCTACGCGCGATTTCCGGTGGAATGCAGCGCCGCGCCATGGTCGCGGCGGGCATTGTCCACGAGCCAGATGTGCTGCTTCTCGACGAACCCACCGCAGGCCTCGACCCACACCATCGGTCCTCGCTCATCCGCGCACTGCGTGACATGGCCTCGAACGGCACCAGTGTCCTCATGTCTACGCACATCGCGGCTGATATGGACTCCGCCGATCGCGCGCTCATTCTTCATCGTGGGTGCATCGCAGCCGATTCTTCTGTTGCAGATTTCATCGAAAGGTATGGCTCCGTAGAGCAAGGATTCTGTACTGTCACCGAACAAGCTACCGACGGGACACAGGGAGGGGCTGCTGTGTGA
- a CDS encoding class I SAM-dependent methyltransferase yields the protein MSTRFTPMTVAEIIDAFVPHPNPFRWEAFDGSATGPTSAKFTVRINSLQGLAYIATRPGDVGFARAYVTDGITVEGEHPAHPYGIFNALHVMYDKFTKPDPATLARVVRSLASLGAFQIQPVPDVERASWLRRKLHEGLSKHSKERDAEVISDHYDVGNDFYELFLGDSMTYTCAYYPSPDATLDEAQENKYRLIFDKLRLKEGDRHLDVGCGWGGMVRYAAKRGVKSLGVTLSKEQAEWGQAKIKEEGLEDLAEIRFMDYRDVTEEGFDAISAIGLLEHIGVKNYPDFFRFLNGKLKPGGLMLNHCITYPDNHKTPKGGFIDRYIFPDGELSGSGTITKCMQDAGFEVVHTESLRFDYMRTLHDWCENLKETWEEACSLVGLPTARLWAIYMAGSEWGFEHNIINLYHFLGVKLGDAGSRAGVPERRWWEDSRF from the coding sequence ATGAGTACTCGATTTACGCCTATGACCGTGGCGGAGATTATCGATGCTTTCGTCCCACATCCCAACCCTTTCCGTTGGGAAGCTTTCGATGGTTCCGCCACAGGGCCGACCTCAGCGAAGTTCACAGTGCGCATCAATAGTCTTCAAGGCTTGGCTTATATCGCTACCCGCCCGGGTGATGTTGGTTTCGCCCGCGCGTACGTTACCGATGGAATCACGGTTGAGGGTGAGCATCCAGCACACCCCTACGGAATCTTTAACGCCCTCCATGTCATGTACGACAAGTTCACCAAACCCGACCCGGCAACCCTTGCGCGCGTGGTGCGCTCACTGGCGTCCCTGGGCGCGTTCCAGATTCAACCGGTTCCCGACGTCGAGCGCGCCTCTTGGCTGCGGCGCAAGCTGCACGAGGGTCTGTCCAAGCACTCCAAGGAACGCGATGCCGAGGTGATCTCTGACCACTACGACGTGGGTAATGATTTCTACGAGCTCTTCCTCGGTGACTCGATGACGTACACCTGCGCGTACTACCCCTCCCCCGACGCCACTTTGGATGAGGCACAGGAAAACAAGTACCGCCTCATCTTCGACAAGTTGCGGCTCAAGGAAGGCGACCGCCACCTCGACGTCGGCTGCGGCTGGGGCGGCATGGTGCGCTATGCAGCCAAACGCGGCGTGAAATCCCTCGGCGTGACCCTGTCTAAGGAACAGGCCGAATGGGGCCAAGCCAAAATCAAGGAAGAGGGCCTCGAGGACCTAGCAGAGATCCGTTTTATGGATTATCGCGACGTCACTGAAGAAGGTTTCGACGCCATTTCTGCCATCGGCCTACTCGAGCACATCGGCGTGAAGAACTACCCCGATTTCTTCCGCTTCCTTAACGGCAAGCTGAAACCCGGCGGTCTCATGCTCAACCACTGCATTACCTACCCGGATAACCACAAAACCCCCAAGGGCGGCTTCATCGACCGCTACATCTTCCCCGATGGCGAGCTGTCCGGCTCCGGCACCATCACCAAGTGCATGCAGGACGCCGGATTTGAAGTCGTGCATACCGAGTCCCTGCGCTTCGACTACATGCGCACGCTCCACGATTGGTGCGAGAACCTCAAAGAGACGTGGGAGGAGGCCTGCTCCCTGGTGGGCCTGCCCACTGCACGTTTATGGGCCATTTACATGGCGGGGTCCGAGTGGGGCTTCGAGCACAACATCATCAACCTCTACCACTTCCTAGGCGTCAAGCTGGGGGACGCCGGCTCCCGCGCTGGTGTTCCTGAACGCCGCTGGTGGGAAGATTCGCGTTTCTAG
- the rplE gene encoding 50S ribosomal protein L5, which yields MSENYTPRLKTRYREEIKKALNEEFKYDNVMQIPGVTKVVVNMGVGDAARDSKLINGAIEDLTAITGQKPQVRRAKKSIANFKLREGMPIGARVTLRGDRMWEFLDRLLTIALPRIRDFRGLSDQQFDGHGNYTFGLTEQTMFYEIDIDKVDRPRGMDITVVTSATNDEEGRKLLRELGFPFK from the coding sequence ATGAGCGAGAACTACACTCCGCGTCTGAAGACCCGCTACCGCGAGGAAATCAAGAAGGCTCTCAACGAAGAGTTCAAGTACGACAATGTGATGCAGATTCCGGGCGTCACCAAGGTCGTTGTCAACATGGGTGTGGGCGACGCTGCCCGCGACTCCAAGCTGATCAACGGCGCTATCGAGGACCTCACCGCGATTACCGGCCAGAAGCCGCAGGTACGTCGCGCCAAGAAGTCCATCGCTAACTTCAAGCTCCGTGAGGGCATGCCCATCGGCGCACGCGTCACCCTGCGTGGCGACCGCATGTGGGAGTTCCTGGACCGTCTGCTGACCATCGCTCTGCCGCGTATTCGCGACTTCCGCGGTCTCTCCGACCAGCAGTTCGACGGCCACGGCAACTACACCTTCGGTCTTACCGAGCAGACCATGTTCTACGAGATCGACATCGACAAGGTGGACCGCCCGCGTGGTATGGACATCACCGTCGTGACCTCCGCTACCAACGACGAGGAGGGCCGCAAGCTCCTGCGCGAGCTCGGCTTCCCGTTCAAGTAA